AAAATGAGAAGATTAGCTCTTCAAAGAATCCCGTTTGTTCATTAAGTCTTTTTCAATGACCAAATTCAAGTATTTTGTAAATTTGGTTTATATTTGTAGCAACACTTCaaaaatttttggaattttggtggaAAGGATAGAGAATTCAAACCAAGATGGAGATTGTTAAATGTCTCGGATTCTAGAATCgcaaaattttctaattctattttattttgattattccATTAAATCAAGTTTAGATTATGTCTAATCTTATTAagattattcttattcttagtggatttgtaTACCTagttatattagaatttagtcactattataaatataacctttattttattgatttgaTACCGCAAATAAGAAAGAGTATGAGTGTATTTTTGAGACTAGAATTTCGTAAGAGAGACATATTTTGTGCACCATTTTGATAATAATGAAAAACTTCACTACCTCTTTGCTTGTGGATATAGGGAAGTAGCCGAAACAAACAAATATTtgagtgttttatttttttcttctctctttctcgattcttttttgatattttcacgGCTGATAAATTAGATCTTTTTTGCTTTTGCCATAACAAGCTGGTATTAGAGAAAATCTAGTATTATTGTAAGTAACGAATttttaacaaactggtatcagagaAAATCTAGTATCAGTGTAAACGACGGATTTCTAATGACAATGTCCGTGGGAAAAGGAAGTTGATTTGCATGATTTTCAAAGATAATCCATCATAGAAATGAGTAGAGCATATTATCATGGGAACTGATATTATCAGCAAAATATCTACTATGAATTATGTATAAACTGAATTTTAGCATAACAAACAGAACATTCGCCAGATTGGCGAAGTGTTAgtgtaaatattatataatactatttAAAGAAAATTAGAGAGGTTACTGAATGTATCAAAATTAATTCGAAGTGAATCAGAGTGAAAATGAAATTTCGGGAGctaaatgtcaaaaattaaactaaaacttCAAAGTCTGAACTCACTATAAAGAATTTGAACTCTAGGCAGGCTAGAGTTTCAGGTTCCTGACCTTTCGAGAGGGAGAGTTCGAACTTCATCTGCGCATCAGCACATGGTAAACCTTCAGGCTCTGGACTTCCAAAGGGGAGTCCGGACCTCGCACAGTTTCGATCATATTCCGCTTCCCATGAGGCCTTGGTGAGTAAGTAAAGACCGGACCCTAAATTCGGTCAAGGTTATTGAGTATGACATTGGTAGTTCTTTCTCCAGAACTTAATGCGCGAACACTTGACAAGTTAAATATATCATTAGCAACTCCATAACTTGTAGAGGTATAGTAATGACATTTTAACCTGTATTTCCTTCATCATGCTCGACAGTagttttatttatcttatttatttcttgCTTATACTTTTTTTGGGTCGAATGAGTGTAGATCGTCACTTTCGACAGTTGCATCGATGAAAAACTTATTTCAAGTTCTAatcactttatttttattatttttacagagCAATCTACGTGGGTGGGATGGGCGATCACAGCAGGAATTAATGTTGCGGATTAGGTAGACCCCTGCCTATGTTGGTCGAGTGAGGGTACCATTttgtaagaaagaaaataatatatttaaccatatatattttgaaaaggCCACCGGTGTAATTCATTTTGAAAAATGGATATTTACATGCTGGTGGGTTATTTGGGACCTTAGGAATAGAGCGATCTTCAGGATGACTCAGATTGACCAAACAGTCGGTATATACAAAATTAAGCAGCTGACGAACTTGTGGAAGAATCGAAATACAGTGGACTGActgatcttttcttttttctttttttattttattctttctttctttctttcttttttttttattttttttatttttattttattttattttattttttctttcgcCACACTTCGAGACCCTtgctgcctcacccatgtagcttaattcactttctttctgaatgaagcgggtagcatgctatctttctctttcaaaaaaaaaaagagaggatatTTTGAAAGAATTGGATTTCAGTTGTAAAAATTCAAAGCATTAACAAGTTTAGCTTTGATACTTtaatgtacatgatcttgtATGTATTATATAGGTTGTTGCATACTATTGTTCCGTGCTAATAGGAAAAAACTTTGTCTGTTCGGTGACAGAATCTGTCACAAGTGCTTGGCTAGGTCTAAGCAAAAGGGATAAAAAATTGTTGGATACAATGCATATTCGCTGAGAAGAGTAGATATTAATTAGTTTTGGCAATATCAATTTCCTAACTAAAACCgatcgttcctagagcaagtggcaaagaatttggtggttggtactcgagatttaagttcgaatcctaattgcttcatatttccagctaagtttatttcgaaataaaataaacgaaaccgATAGTGTaatacctatctctaaaaaaaaaaaaaaaaacaatattgaACCAGTATATCAAACTTGGCAATACCAATTTCCTAACTAACAAACTTGAACCAGTATATTAAACAATATTGGGTTATCTTTTCTCCCTGGTACTATCAAATCAATCACAATAAATTCATCACTTGCTAAGCGAAATTTATTTGCAATCATTCccacattttaatatttttgcaatCATTCCCATATTTATTTGCAATCATGCTACACATGGGCACTACTTTAGTCCACTACTTCAGAGAAATTACTACACAAATGCATGCTACACATGGGCACTACTTTAGTCCACTACTCCAAAGCTGATCACTAAACTTGTTTCTTCATTTTATTACACACGCTTCCTTTTATTCGCGGCAAACTATCTGGCTATAGTATTTGAATACTAAATTAGTTGTTCAGGGCGTGCCATTTAGGTTGGAGCACTTTCGAACAATACTCTATCATCTTGTCAGTTTTCGGTATATGCTCCTTCACGGTCGCGACGGAGCAGAACCGCTCTGCCCATGTCGCTAAGAGAGGGAACTTCGCCCCGTCGATGAGCTTGAGACCCGACATCTTCTCTATCGTCTTCACCCAGCCCAGAAAGCTTCCGAGAGCGATGTCGAGATAGCCAATATTGTCTCCACCGAAGAAGGGCTTCCCTTTGAAGCTTTTCTCATAAGTCTCTTCTAGTAAACTAAGTCCTGCGAATGATTGCTCTATAGCTTCTGCTTTCTCCTTCTCGGTCTTTACTTGTAGAATCTTTATTGCACCATAAAACCACTGCATATAAAGAGAGGTAGAAAAATAGCAGAAAACTTTATAAACTTCATGATTTATTGCAATCTCGTAGTCACCAACACATAAAGTAAGTTAGAATTGAAAAATTATACACTACCATCcgaaattttgtaattaaccACTGGATTGGCTTCATCGGTCAAAACTgaaattaatgaatatataacACATATAGATATAACATTTCATAAATAAAACAACTAAGACAATTAAGTCCAATATTCTTTTTACTGTTCTTTAACATCTGACAACCAGTTTGTCTTTGACCTAGATAACTTTAGAATCAGTTGCTCTACTCAATCAAAATGATTTTCCATGAAGTATAAATAGGACCAAACAAACCCCAAGTCTAGAATAACATACCGTGTCCTCGAAATAGCCGGCCCAAAAGCGCGCGATGGCACGTTCATACGGATCCGAGGGGAGGATCGAGGGCCGAGCTCCGGCCCAAACTTCGTCGATGTATTGGAGGATGATCGCGGACTCGCAAACGGGCCGATCATTGTGGATCAAAACTGG
This genomic interval from Ananas comosus cultivar F153 linkage group 8, ASM154086v1, whole genome shotgun sequence contains the following:
- the LOC109714535 gene encoding glutathione S-transferase U18-like — protein: MAASGEEVKLLGVWPSPYVIKVKIALELKGVRYEYLEQEIWENKSELLLKSNPVYKKVPVLIHNDRPVCESAIILQYIDEVWAGARPSILPSDPYERAIARFWAGYFEDTWFYGAIKILQVKTEKEKAEAIEQSFAGLSLLEETYEKSFKGKPFFGGDNIGYLDIALGSFLGWVKTIEKMSGLKLIDGAKFPLLATWAERFCSVATVKEHIPKTDKMIEYCSKVLQPKWHALNN